One genomic window of Phoenix dactylifera cultivar Barhee BC4 chromosome 6, palm_55x_up_171113_PBpolish2nd_filt_p, whole genome shotgun sequence includes the following:
- the LOC103713046 gene encoding protein NRT1/ PTR FAMILY 8.3-like, giving the protein MASLEVVEVNERLLLESEEPISENGSDGPYTGDGSVEIKGNSILKHHTGNWKACFFILGTEYCERLAYFGIEKNLVTFLTTKLHEGNVSAARNVTTWQGTCNLAPLVGAVLADSYWGRYWTITAFMAIYLIGMVTLTLTASISALTLPACVGFVCPEAISAHVLYFLGLYLIALGSGGIRPCVLSFGADQFDDADPLEKVRKGSFFNWFSFFGNLGSFISATYIVWVQDSYGWGLGFGICALSLGLAIGSFFLGSVFYRFQQHRGSPLTRVCQVIVASLRKWNIDIPHDGSLLYELPGETSAIKRCRKLEHTTDFKFFDKAATISNTDDKCKNFRNPWRLCTVTQVEELKIVLRMLPILATGIVFYAANAQISSMFLEQGMFLDKSIGSFNIPPASLSTFVVISVTIWIPTYDIILVPSARRFTGKDRGFSHLQRIGIGLFMSILSMVAAALVERKRLEISKAEGLVHQKVPVPMSILWQMPEYFLIGAAEVFTIIGHVEFFYDQSPDAMRSLCTALYFVTVSLGNYLSSLVLSILTSITTQGGKPGWIPDNLNEGHLDYFFWFITGLSFLNLLVFVYCAMRHQYKQAF; this is encoded by the exons ATGGCCTCGTTGGAGGTGGTGGAAGTGAACGAGAGATTGCTATTGGAATCGGAAGAGCCCATCTCCGAG AATGGAAGTGATGGACCATACACAGGGGATGGATCAGTTGAAATCAAAGGCAATTCTATCTTGAAGCACCACACAGGAAATTGGAAGGCTTGCTTCTTCATCCTGG GGACTGAATACTGTGAACGATTGGCATATTTTGGAATAGAAAAAAATCTAGTGACTTTTCTCACAACGAAGCTACATGAAGGAAATGTTTCTGCAGCAAGAAATGTTACCACTTGGCAAGGCACATGTAATCTCGCACCTCTAGTTGGTGCTGTGCTAGCAGATTCATACTGGGGAAGATATTGGACAATAACAGCTTTCATGGCTATTTACCTCATT GGAATGGTTACTTTAACACTTACAGCATCAATTTCTGCACTTACGCTTCCTGCCTGTGTTGGGTTTGTTTGCCCAGAAGCAATCTCAGCTCATGTGCTATACTTTTTGGGTCTTTATCTAATTGCATTAGGGAGTGGTGGCATCAGACCTTGTGTTTTATCTTTCGGAGCTGACCAGTTTGATGATGCCGATCCTCTGGAGAAAGTGAGAAAAGGCTCTTTCTTCAATTGGTTTTCTTTCTTTGGCAACCTTGGTTCATTCATATCAGCCACCTATATTGTATGGGTTCAAGATAGTTATGGGTGGGGCTTGGGATTTGGCATTTGTGCTCTATCCCTGGGTTTAGCTATTGGTAGTTTTTTCTTGGGCTCTGTATTTTATAGATTTCAACAACATAGAGGAAGCCCTCTTACAAGAGTGTGCCAAGTCATTGTTGCATCTCTTCGCAAGTGGAACATAGATATTCCTCATGATGGTTCTCTCCTTTATGAGCTACCCGGTGAAACCTCAGCTATCAAAAGATGCCGGAAACTGGAGCACACTACTGATTTCAA GTTCTTTGACAAGGCTGCCACTATATCAAATACTGATGATAAGTGCAAAAACTTTCGCAATCCTTGGAGGCTCTGCACTGTAACACAGGTGGAAGAACTGAAGATAGTTCTTAGGATGCTCCCCATACTGGCAACTGGCATAGTATTCTATGCTGCCAATGCACAAATATCTTCAATGTTTTTGGAGCAGGGGATGTTTCTCGACAAAAGCATTGGTTCTTTCAATATCCCGCCTGCCTCTTTATCAACTTTTGTTGTCATCAGCGTCACCATATGGATCCCAACATATGATATCATTCTTGTACCTTCTGCAAGGAGGTTCACTGGCAAGGATAGAGGCTTTTCACATCTGCAACGGATTGGAATTGGCTTATTCATGTCTATCCTATCGATGGTAGCAGCAGCTTTGGTAGAGCGAAAGCGGTTAGAAATTTCAAAGGCTGAAGGTTTAGTACATCAGAAGGTTCCAGTGCCAATGAGTATTCTTTGGCAAATGCCGGAATATTTCTTGATAGGTGCTGCTGAAGTTTTTACTATAATCGGGCATGTTGAGTTTTTTTATGACCAATCTCCAGATGCCATGAGAAGTCTATGCActgctctttattttgtaacagTTTCACTGGGGAACTACTTAAGTTCATTGGTTCTGAGCATTCTGACCTCCATAACTACACAAGGTGGAAAACCTGGATGGATCCCGGATAACTTGAATGAAGGGCATCTCGATTACTTCTTTTGGTTTATAACTGGACTCAGTTTCTTGAACCTGCTGGTTTTTGTTTATTGTGCCATGAGGCACCAATACAAGCAAGCTTTTTGA
- the LOC103713071 gene encoding protein NRT1/ PTR FAMILY 8.3-like, with protein sequence MGSQEEKPKLLLEDGLSSENGNGGPYTGDGSVDIHGNPVLKNGTGNWRACPFILGTECCERLAYYGIATNLVAYLAKKLHEGNAPAARNVTTWQGTCYLTPLIGAISADAYWGRYWTIAVFLTIYFIGMGTSTLSASVPAFRPPSCAGSICPEARPAQYAVLFIGLYLIALGSGGIKPCISSLGADQFDDTDRAERVKKGSFFNWFYFSVNIGALLSSSFLVWVQDSYGWALGFGIPTLFMGLAIISFFSGTSLYRFQKPGGSPITRVCQVVVASLRKWKVDVPHDSSLLHELPGKASAIKGSRKLEHTDELKFLDKAATVLDLDERIESFSNPWRLCTVTQVEELKLLVRIFPIWATSIVFAAVIAQISTLFVEQGMVLETTIASFSIPPASLSTFNAISVILWIPVYDRVLVPLARRFTGNERGFSELQRMGIGLFISILAMAAAALLEIKRLSIAKAEHLEHQKVAVPLSIFWQIPQHVLAGAAEVFTAIGQLEFFYDQSPDAMRSLCSALSFVTNALGNYLSSLILTIVTHITTQGGKTGWISDNLNEGHLDFFFWLLAALGLLNLVVYVYCAMKYKSKKAS encoded by the exons G GGACTGAATGTTGTGAACGTTTGGCTTACTATGGAATAGCAACCAATCTTGTTGCTTACCTTGCAAAAAAATTACATGAGGGAAATGCCCCTGCAGCAAGAAATGTCACAACTTGGCAAGGGACTTGCTACCTCACCCCCCTGATTGGAGCAATATCGGCTGATGCATACTGGGGAAGGTACTGGACAATTGCAGTCTTCTTGACAATATACTTTATA GGAATGGGTACATCGACCCTTTCAGCATCAGTTCCTGCCTTCAGGCCTCCATCCTGTGCAGGATCAATTTGCCCAGAAGCAAGACCAGCTCAATATGCTGTTCTCTTTATTGGTCTCTATCTGATTGCATTAGGGTCTGGTGGAATTAAACCTTGTATCTCCTCCCTTGGTGCTGATCAATTCGACGATACAGATCGAGCAGAAAGAGTGAAGAAGGGATCCTTTTTTAATTGGTTTTATTTCTCTGTGAATATCGGTGCACTTTTATCCAGCAGTTTTCTTGTGTGGGTGCAAGACAGTTATGGGTGGGCTCTGGGCTTTGGTATTCCTACACTGTTTATGGGCCTAGCCATTATAAGTTTTTTCTCAGGGACCTCACTTTATAGATTTCAAAAACCGGGTGGAAGTCCTATTACAAGAGTATGCCAGGTGGTCGTAGCTTCTCTTCGCAAGTGGAAGGTAGATGTCCCCCATGATAGTTCTCTTCTCCATGAACTACCAGGCAAAGCCTCAGCAATCAAAGGGAGTAGAAAGTTGGAGCACACAGATGAACTCAA GTTTCTTGACAAGGCTGCAACAGTTTTAGATCTTGATGAGAGGATCGAAAGCTTCTCCAACCCATGGAGGCTCTGCACAGTCACTCAGGTGGAAGAACTGAAGTTATTGGTACGCATCTTCCCAATCTGGGCTACCAGCATTGTGTTTGCTGCTGTCATTGCGCAGATCTCTACATTGTTTGTCGAACAAGGGATGGTTCTTGAGACGACCATTGCTTCATTCAGCATTCCTCCTGCATCTCTATCTACCTTTAATGCGATCAGTGTTATCTTATGGATTCCAGTCTACGACAGGGTTCTTGTGCCATTAGCAAGGAGATTCACGGGCAATGAGAGAGGCTTTTCAGAATTGCAGAGGATGGGTATCGGCCTTTTCATATCTATACTGGCAATGGCTGCAGCAGCACTGCTGGAGATAAAGCGTTTGAGCATCGCAAAGGCTGAGCATTTGGAGCACCAAAAAGTGGCAGTTCCCCTCAGCATCTTCTGGCAGATACCTCAGCATGTCTTGGCTGGAGCGGCAGAAGTATTCACAGCCATCGGGCAGCTCGAATTTTTCTATGATCAGTCTCCTGATGCCATGAGAAGTCTCTGTAGTGCGCTATCATTTGTCACAAATGCACTGGGGAATTACCTAAGCTCTCTGATCCTGACCATTGTGACACATATAACAACCCAAGGAGGGAAGACTGGGTGGATTTCTGATAATTTAAATGAAGGGCATCTCGATTTCTTCTTCTGGCTTCTAGCTGCACTCGGTTTGTTGAACCTCGTAGTTTATGTTTACTGTGCCATGAAGTATAAAAGCAagaaggcttcttga
- the LOC120110984 gene encoding aarF domain-containing protein kinase 1-like isoform X1, which translates to MGANRRPFRFLATSRVPLRLATGIAVAGLAWQTSPKPLSADSSLSSSGEKIKSAFDGVVRSSRAVYTITFIIVDYKYYLRSLPPNSSEYRIKLSEVHLRSARRLLRLCEANKGFYVKAGQFVSSLRQVPKEYSSALSSLQDQAIPCHFKDIKEVITKNLGKDLSEVFLAFDEQPMAAASIAQVHRGVLKDNKEVAIKVQYPGLEQRMKIDITTMDILSKLVSWIFPDYRFERVVSEFERATSLELDFIQEANNSERTARNFKKNNIIKIPHVYWDLTTRHVLTMQFCSGHKVDDLDFLKDSGINPKKVAKALMEVFAEMIFVHGFLHGDPHPGNILVSPEGHHRFSLVLLDHGIYRELDERFRLDYCQLWKALILLDSQKIQHLGERFGVGKYSKYFPVIFTGRTIDSKSALGGQMSNEEKKRLKQELRSLRMEDISSFLESLPDDFLSILRTDGLLRSIISKLGAPRRVRLLAYARYAAYGLGSQSSINSGSRVTYALSQIRTNVSYIQFRILIEILALLSQIEDMRYSLVSSLRRMLHGVVYFLSGTLFFLHS; encoded by the exons ATGGGAGCTAACCGTCGGCCATTTAGATTTCTTGCGACGTCGCGGGTTCCCCTCCGCCTCGCCACAGGGATCGCCGTGGCCGGCCTGGCCTGGCAAACAAGCCCTAAACCCCTCTCCGCCGACTCTTCGCTCTCTTCCTCCGGTGAGAAGATCAAATCCGCCTTCGATGGCGTCGTCCGATCCTCCCGCGCGGTCTATACT ATCACTTTTATTATTGTTGATTACAAGTATTATCTACGGAGTTTGCCGCCGAATTCAAGCGAGTATCGGATCAAGCTGTCAGAG GTTCATCTTCGCTCAGCCAGAAGATTGCTCAGATTGTGTGAAGCCAATAAAGGATTTTATGTCAAAGCTGGTCAATTTGTTTCATCTTTGAGACAAGTACCAAAGGAATACTCTTCGGCCCTTTCATCGTTGCAAGATCAG GCAATCCCATGTCACTTCAAAGATATTAAAGAAGTAATAACCAAAAATTTGGGCAAGGATTTATCAGAAGT ATTTCTAGCATTTGATGAACAACCAATGGCTGCTGCATCAATTGCTCAGGTACATCGTGGAGTGTTAAAGGATAACAAAGAAGTAGCAATCAAG GTACAATACCCTGGCTTAGAGCAGCGGATGAAGATAGATATTACCACCATGGATATCCTCTCGAAGTTGGTCTCCTGG ATTTTTCCCGATTACAGGTTTGAGCGGGTGGTATCAGAATTTGAGAGGGCTACATCTTTGGAACTTG ATTTCATTCAAGAGGCAAACAATTCTGAGAGAACGGCCAGAAATTTCAAAAAGAATAACATCATCAAAATTCCTCATGTTTACTGG GATCTGACAACACGCCATGTTTTGACAATGCAATTTTGCAGTGGACACAAG GTCGATGACTTGGACTTTCTGAAGGACTCGGGCATAAATCCAAAGAAG GTTGCCAAAGCATTGATGGAGGTATTTGCTGAAATGATATTTGTTCATGGTTTTCTGCATGGAGATCCCCACCCTGGAAATATATTGGTTTCTCCAGAAGGTCATCATAGATTCTCACTAG TTCTTTTGGATCATGGAATCTATAGAGAGCTGGATGAAAGGTTCAGATTGGACTATTGTCAGCTGTGGAAGGCTCTAATTTTATTGGATTCACAGAAAATACAACATCTAGGTGAACGGTTTGGCGTTGGCAAATACTCAAAATACTTCCCTGTTATTTTCACTGGGAGGACCATAGATAG CAAATCAGCTCTTGGGGGACAAATGTCAAATGAAGAGAAGAAACGTCTGAAACAAGAACTGCGCTCCCTGAGGATGGAAGACATTTCATCATTCCTAGAATCATTGCCAGATGACTTTCTATCCATATTACGAACAGA CGGATTGTTGAGGTCCATAATCAGCAAGCTGGGTGCACCACGACGTGTGCGTCTTCTTGCATATGCTAGGTATGCTGCATATGGCCTAGGATCACAGTCCAGCATCAACTCTG GTTCAAGAGTTACGTATGCACTCTCCCAAattagaacaaatgtgagttATATTCAGTTCAGAATACTTATTG AAATATTGGCATTGCTTTCTCAAATTGAAGATATGAGGTATTCGCTTGTGAGTAGCTTGAGGAGGATGCTGCATGGAGTCGTCTATTTCCTTTCCGGGACTTTATTTTTCTTGCATTCATAA
- the LOC120110984 gene encoding probable serine/threonine-protein kinase abkD isoform X2 → MGANRRPFRFLATSRVPLRLATGIAVAGLAWQTSPKPLSADSSLSSSGEKIKSAFDGVVRSSRAVYTITFIIVDYKYYLRSLPPNSSEYRIKLSEVHLRSARRLLRLCEANKGFYVKAGQFVSSLRQVPKEYSSALSSLQDQVHRGVLKDNKEVAIKVQYPGLEQRMKIDITTMDILSKLVSWIFPDYRFERVVSEFERATSLELDFIQEANNSERTARNFKKNNIIKIPHVYWDLTTRHVLTMQFCSGHKVDDLDFLKDSGINPKKVAKALMEVFAEMIFVHGFLHGDPHPGNILVSPEGHHRFSLVLLDHGIYRELDERFRLDYCQLWKALILLDSQKIQHLGERFGVGKYSKYFPVIFTGRTIDSKSALGGQMSNEEKKRLKQELRSLRMEDISSFLESLPDDFLSILRTDGLLRSIISKLGAPRRVRLLAYARYAAYGLGSQSSINSGSRVTYALSQIRTNVSYIQFRILIEILALLSQIEDMRYSLVSSLRRMLHGVVYFLSGTLFFLHS, encoded by the exons ATGGGAGCTAACCGTCGGCCATTTAGATTTCTTGCGACGTCGCGGGTTCCCCTCCGCCTCGCCACAGGGATCGCCGTGGCCGGCCTGGCCTGGCAAACAAGCCCTAAACCCCTCTCCGCCGACTCTTCGCTCTCTTCCTCCGGTGAGAAGATCAAATCCGCCTTCGATGGCGTCGTCCGATCCTCCCGCGCGGTCTATACT ATCACTTTTATTATTGTTGATTACAAGTATTATCTACGGAGTTTGCCGCCGAATTCAAGCGAGTATCGGATCAAGCTGTCAGAG GTTCATCTTCGCTCAGCCAGAAGATTGCTCAGATTGTGTGAAGCCAATAAAGGATTTTATGTCAAAGCTGGTCAATTTGTTTCATCTTTGAGACAAGTACCAAAGGAATACTCTTCGGCCCTTTCATCGTTGCAAGATCAG GTACATCGTGGAGTGTTAAAGGATAACAAAGAAGTAGCAATCAAG GTACAATACCCTGGCTTAGAGCAGCGGATGAAGATAGATATTACCACCATGGATATCCTCTCGAAGTTGGTCTCCTGG ATTTTTCCCGATTACAGGTTTGAGCGGGTGGTATCAGAATTTGAGAGGGCTACATCTTTGGAACTTG ATTTCATTCAAGAGGCAAACAATTCTGAGAGAACGGCCAGAAATTTCAAAAAGAATAACATCATCAAAATTCCTCATGTTTACTGG GATCTGACAACACGCCATGTTTTGACAATGCAATTTTGCAGTGGACACAAG GTCGATGACTTGGACTTTCTGAAGGACTCGGGCATAAATCCAAAGAAG GTTGCCAAAGCATTGATGGAGGTATTTGCTGAAATGATATTTGTTCATGGTTTTCTGCATGGAGATCCCCACCCTGGAAATATATTGGTTTCTCCAGAAGGTCATCATAGATTCTCACTAG TTCTTTTGGATCATGGAATCTATAGAGAGCTGGATGAAAGGTTCAGATTGGACTATTGTCAGCTGTGGAAGGCTCTAATTTTATTGGATTCACAGAAAATACAACATCTAGGTGAACGGTTTGGCGTTGGCAAATACTCAAAATACTTCCCTGTTATTTTCACTGGGAGGACCATAGATAG CAAATCAGCTCTTGGGGGACAAATGTCAAATGAAGAGAAGAAACGTCTGAAACAAGAACTGCGCTCCCTGAGGATGGAAGACATTTCATCATTCCTAGAATCATTGCCAGATGACTTTCTATCCATATTACGAACAGA CGGATTGTTGAGGTCCATAATCAGCAAGCTGGGTGCACCACGACGTGTGCGTCTTCTTGCATATGCTAGGTATGCTGCATATGGCCTAGGATCACAGTCCAGCATCAACTCTG GTTCAAGAGTTACGTATGCACTCTCCCAAattagaacaaatgtgagttATATTCAGTTCAGAATACTTATTG AAATATTGGCATTGCTTTCTCAAATTGAAGATATGAGGTATTCGCTTGTGAGTAGCTTGAGGAGGATGCTGCATGGAGTCGTCTATTTCCTTTCCGGGACTTTATTTTTCTTGCATTCATAA
- the LOC120110984 gene encoding aarF domain-containing protein kinase 1-like isoform X3 has translation MGANRRPFRFLATSRVPLRLATGIAVAGLAWQTSPKPLSADSSLSSSGEKIKSAFDGVVRSSRAVYTITFIIVDYKYYLRSLPPNSSEYRIKLSEVHLRSARRLLRLCEANKGFYVKAGQFVSSLRQVPKEYSSALSSLQDQAIPCHFKDIKEVITKNLGKDLSEVFLAFDEQPMAAASIAQVHRGVLKDNKEVAIKVQYPGLEQRMKIDITTMDILSKLVSWIFPDYRFERVVSEFERATSLELDFIQEANNSERTARNFKKNNIIKIPHVYWDLTTRHVLTMQFCSGHKVDDLDFLKDSGINPKKVAKALMEVFAEMIFVHGFLHGDPHPGNILVSPEGHHRFSLVLLDHGIYRELDERFRLDYCQLWKALILLDSQKIQHLGERFGVGKYSKYFPVIFTGRTIDSKSALGGQMSNEEKKRLKQELRSLRMEDISSFLESLPDDFLSILRTDGLLRSIISKLGAPRRVRLLAYARFKSYVCTLPN, from the exons ATGGGAGCTAACCGTCGGCCATTTAGATTTCTTGCGACGTCGCGGGTTCCCCTCCGCCTCGCCACAGGGATCGCCGTGGCCGGCCTGGCCTGGCAAACAAGCCCTAAACCCCTCTCCGCCGACTCTTCGCTCTCTTCCTCCGGTGAGAAGATCAAATCCGCCTTCGATGGCGTCGTCCGATCCTCCCGCGCGGTCTATACT ATCACTTTTATTATTGTTGATTACAAGTATTATCTACGGAGTTTGCCGCCGAATTCAAGCGAGTATCGGATCAAGCTGTCAGAG GTTCATCTTCGCTCAGCCAGAAGATTGCTCAGATTGTGTGAAGCCAATAAAGGATTTTATGTCAAAGCTGGTCAATTTGTTTCATCTTTGAGACAAGTACCAAAGGAATACTCTTCGGCCCTTTCATCGTTGCAAGATCAG GCAATCCCATGTCACTTCAAAGATATTAAAGAAGTAATAACCAAAAATTTGGGCAAGGATTTATCAGAAGT ATTTCTAGCATTTGATGAACAACCAATGGCTGCTGCATCAATTGCTCAGGTACATCGTGGAGTGTTAAAGGATAACAAAGAAGTAGCAATCAAG GTACAATACCCTGGCTTAGAGCAGCGGATGAAGATAGATATTACCACCATGGATATCCTCTCGAAGTTGGTCTCCTGG ATTTTTCCCGATTACAGGTTTGAGCGGGTGGTATCAGAATTTGAGAGGGCTACATCTTTGGAACTTG ATTTCATTCAAGAGGCAAACAATTCTGAGAGAACGGCCAGAAATTTCAAAAAGAATAACATCATCAAAATTCCTCATGTTTACTGG GATCTGACAACACGCCATGTTTTGACAATGCAATTTTGCAGTGGACACAAG GTCGATGACTTGGACTTTCTGAAGGACTCGGGCATAAATCCAAAGAAG GTTGCCAAAGCATTGATGGAGGTATTTGCTGAAATGATATTTGTTCATGGTTTTCTGCATGGAGATCCCCACCCTGGAAATATATTGGTTTCTCCAGAAGGTCATCATAGATTCTCACTAG TTCTTTTGGATCATGGAATCTATAGAGAGCTGGATGAAAGGTTCAGATTGGACTATTGTCAGCTGTGGAAGGCTCTAATTTTATTGGATTCACAGAAAATACAACATCTAGGTGAACGGTTTGGCGTTGGCAAATACTCAAAATACTTCCCTGTTATTTTCACTGGGAGGACCATAGATAG CAAATCAGCTCTTGGGGGACAAATGTCAAATGAAGAGAAGAAACGTCTGAAACAAGAACTGCGCTCCCTGAGGATGGAAGACATTTCATCATTCCTAGAATCATTGCCAGATGACTTTCTATCCATATTACGAACAGA CGGATTGTTGAGGTCCATAATCAGCAAGCTGGGTGCACCACGACGTGTGCGTCTTCTTGCATATGCTAG GTTCAAGAGTTACGTATGCACTCTCCCAAattag
- the LOC103713054 gene encoding protein NRT1/ PTR FAMILY 8.3-like — translation MGSQEEDQRSLLEDVLLSEENGNKRPYTGDGSVDINGNPVLKNGTGNWRACPFILGTECCERLAYYGIATNLVTYLTKKLHEGNVSAARNVTTWQGTCYITPLIGAILADAYWGRYWTIAVFSTIYFVGMGTLTLSASVPAFKPPSCVKSVCPEASLSQYAIFFVGLYLIALGTGGIKPCVSSFGADQFDDTDPAERVKKGSFFNWFYFSVNIGALISSSFLVWVQDNYGWGLGFGIPTLFMALAIISFFAGTTLYRFQKPGGSPITRMCQVAVASLRKWKLDIPHDSSLLYELPDKASAIEGSRKLEHTDELKFLDKAATVSDLDLKTESLSNPWRLCTVTQVEELKILVRMFPIWATTIVFSAVYAQISTMFVEQGMVLDATIGSFTIPPASLSTFDVISVIIWVPIYDRILVPIVRRFTGKERGFSELQRMGIGLFISILAMAAAALVEIKRLDIVKAEHLEHQKVAVPLSIFWQIPQYFLVGAAEVFTFIGQLEFFYDQSPDAMRSLCSALSLLTTALGNYLSSLILTVVTYITTIGGKTGWIPDNLNEGHLDYFFWLLAGLSFLNLLVYVFCAIRYRSKKAS, via the exons ATGGGCTCTCAGGAGGAAGATCAGAGATCGCTCTTGGAAGACGTTCTCTTATCGGAAGAG AATGGAAATAAGAGACCATACACGGGAGATGGATCGGTTGACATAAATGGAAATCCTGTCTTAAAGAATGGCACAGGCAATTGGAGAGCATGCCCTTTCATCTTAG GGACTGAATGTTGTGAACGTTTGGCCTACTACGGAATAGCAACCAATCTTGTCACTTACCTCACCAAAAAACTACATGAGGGAAATGTCTCTGCTGCAAGAAATGTCACAACTTGGCAAGGAACTTGCTACATCACCCCCTTGATTGGAGCAATATTGGCTGATGCATACTGGGGAAGGTACTGGACTATAGCAGTCTTCTCAACAATATACTTTGTT GGAATGGGTACATTGACCCTTTCAGCATCAGTTCCTGCCTTTAAGCCCCCATCGTGTGTGAAATCTGTTTGCCCAGAAGCAAGTCTATCCCAATATGCTATTTTCTTTGTCGGTCTCTATCTGATTGCATTAGGGACTGGAGGAATTAAACCCTGTGTCTCTTCCTTTGGTGCTGATCAATTTGATGACACTGATCCGGCAGAGAGAGTGaagaagggatccttctttaatTGGTTTTATTTCTCTGTGAATATTGGTGCTCTTATATCCAGCAGTTTTCTTGTGTGGGTGCAAGACAACTATGGGTGGGGTTTGGGCTTTGGTATTCCTACATTGTTCATGGCCCTGGCCATTATAAGTTTTTTCGCAGGCACCACACTCTATAGATTTCAAAAACCAGGAGGAAGCCCTATTACAAGAATGTGCCAGGTGGCTGTAGCTTCTCTTCGTAAATGGAAGTTAGATATCCCTCATGATAGTTCTCTCCTATATGAACTACCAGACAAAGCTTCAGCAATTGAAGGGAGTAGAAAATTGGAGCACACTGACGAACTTAA GTTTCTCGACAAGGCTGCTACTGTGTCAGATCTTGATTTGAAGACTGAAAGTTTGTCCAATCCCTGGAGGCTCTGCACAGTCACTCAGGTGGAAGAACTGAAGATACTGGTACGGATGTTCCCCATCTGGGCCACTACCATTGTTTTCTCTGCAGTCTATGCACAGATCTCTACCATGTTTGTGGAACAAGGGATGGTTCTAGATGCAACAATTGGCTCATTCACCATTCCCCCTGCATCTCTATCAACCTTTGATGTGATCAGTGTTATCATATGGGTTCCAATCTATGATAGGATTCTTGTTCCAATAGTAAGGAGATTCACGGGCAAGGAGAGAGGTTTTTCAGAACTACAGAGGATGGGCATTGGACTATTCATATCAATATTGGCAATGGCAGCAGCAGCACTGGTGGAGATAAAACGTTTGGACATTGTGAAGGCTGAGCATTTGGAGCACCAAAAAGTGGCAGTTCCATTGAGCATTTTCTGGCAGATACCTCAATATTTCTTAGTTGGAGCAGCAGAAGTATTTACATTCATTGGGCAGCTTGAGTTTTTCTATGATCAGTCTCCTGATGCCATGCGAAGTCTCTGCAGTGCGCTTTCACTCCTCACAACCGCACTGGGGAATTACCTAAGCTCTCTGATTCTGACAGTTGTGACATATATAACAACTATAGGAGGGAAGACTGGATGGATTCCTGACAACTTAAATGAAGGGCATCTTGATTATTTCTTCTGGCTTTTAGCTGGGCTCAGTTTTCTGAACCTTCTGGTTTATGTTTTCTGTGCAATTAGGTATAGGAGCAAGAAGGCTTCTTGA